The genomic interval AATGAAAGTATACTTAGTTGGTGGTGCTGTTCGTGATCAATTATTGAATCTGCCTGTAAAAGAGCGCGATTGGGTTGTAGTAGGTGCCAGTCCGGAGGAACTATTGCAAAAAAAATTCAGGCAAGTTGGACGTGATTTCCCTGTTTTTTTACATCCAGAAACAAATGAGGAATATGCTTTAGCACGAACAGAACGAAAATCAGCACCCGGTTATTATGGTTTTTCTTGTAATTTTAGTAAACAGGTCACCTTAGAAGAGGATTTAGCGCGTCGTGATTTAACGATTAATGCAATTGCTATGGATGAGCAAGGTCAACTCATTGATCCGTATAATGGGAAAAAGGATTTAGAAAGTAGATTATTGCGCCACGTTTCTCCTGCGTTTGTTGAAGATCCTGTAAGGGTATTACGCGTTGCACGTTTTGCAGCACGCTTTCATTATCTAGGTTTTAAGCTGGCTGATGAAACGCGCTCTCTTATGTATACCATGGTTAAAAGAGGAGAATTAGCTCATTTGGTTGCAGAACGTGTTTGGCAAGAATGGCAACAAAGTTTAGAAGAAAAGAATCCAGAGCAGTTTATTTGGACTTTGAGAGCATGTGGTGCATTAGGTGTTATTTTGCCCGAAATTGAAGCATTATTTGGGATGCCTAACCCTTATCGATATCATCATGAAGTAGATAGTGGCGTTCATAGTTTATTTGTTTTGCAAGCAGCAGTGGCTTTAACAAATGATCCAGTTGTACGCTTTGCAGCTTTAGTCCATGATTTAGGTAAAGCTTTATCGCCGATGGATAATTGGCCTAGTCATCATGGCCATGAAGAACGTGGAGTAACTATAATTCAAGCATTGTGTACTCGTTTGCGAATTCCAAATGACTATCGCAAGTTAGCAGTGATGGTCTCGCGGTTTCATTTAAATATTCATCGTTTGTTCGAATTACAAGCAGCGACCATTGTGAAAATTTTAGAACAGAGTGACGCATTTCGTCGTTCACAGCTTTTTTATAATATGTTAATTGCGTGTCAGGCTGATGCAGAAGGTTGTGGTAAAACTGTTGATTATCGACAGAGTAAATTATGGGGTCATTTGTTAGCAGAGTGTGCTAAAGTAAATACTAAAACAATAGTAGCAGAGGGCTATGAGGGAGCAGCAATCAAACAAGTTCTTCATCAAAGAAGAGTGGCATGTGTTGAATTGATACTAAATTCTTGGAAAATAAATGAAAAATAATCAAAACTTAATTTGGATAGATTTGGAAATGACAGGGCTTAACCCTGAGCAGGATAGAATTATTGAGTTGGCCACTGTTGTGACTGATCCTCATTTAAATATTATTGCAGAAGGGCCTGTTTTCGCTATATCTCAACCTCAAGTTCTGCTCGATGGTATGGATTCTTGGAATACAAAACAACATGGTCAATCGGGTTTAGTCAAACGTGTTCTTGAAAGTGATGTTAATGAAGCACAAGCAGAAAAACGAACCATTGAATTTTTAAAACAGTATTTAGATAAGGGCAAGTCACCTATGTGTGGTAACAGCATATGCCAAGACAGACGATTTCTGTATAAATATATGCCTGATTTGGCCTCTTTTTTTCATTACCGAAACTTGGATGTCAGTACTCTAAAGGAGCTTGCAATACGGTGGCGGCCTGAATTATTAAATGGAGTTGTCAAAGAATCAAAACACCTCGCATTAGACGATATTAAAGACTCTATCGCAGAGTTAGTATATTATCGTAAACATTTTATAAATTTGTTGGATGTAACAAAATGATAGAAAGAGAACGATTGGAATTACCGAATAAAGCAAATAAGTTATTGTTGCATTCATGTTGCGCCCCTTGCTCGGGCGAGGTAATGGAAGCGCTCATTGCTTCAGGGATTGATTTCACTATATTTTTTTATAATCCTAATATTCATCCTGTACAAGAGTATGAAATTAGAAAAAATGAAAATGTTAGTTTTGCAAAAAAGCACAATATTCCTTTTATAGATGCAGATTATGACAAGGACAATTGGTTCGCGCGCGCTAAAGGCTTGGAATGGGAACCCGAACGAGGAAAACGTTGTACTATGTGTTTTGATATGCGTTTTGAACGCACGGCTTTATATGCTTACGAACATGGTTTTCCTGTGATTAGTAGTTCTTTAGGAATTTCGCGTTGGAAAGATATGAATCAAATTAATGATTGTGGGGTTAGAGCTGCCAGTAAATATCCTGATCTAGAGTATTGGACTTACAATTGGCGTAAAAACGGTGGTTCAGAGCGTATGTATGAAATTGCTAAGCGTGAAGAATTTTATAAGCAAGAGTACTGTGGCTGTGTTTATTCTTTACGTGATACAAATGCATGGCGTAAACAAAAGGAACGCAACCGAATTAAAATTGGTATCAATTATTATTCTGAAAGTTTAAATAATGAAGGCACATCATGAGCATACACGCACATAGTGAATCGCATCATCATCACCATCATCATGGGAATAACA from Legionella sainthelensi carries:
- a CDS encoding epoxyqueuosine reductase QueH is translated as MIERERLELPNKANKLLLHSCCAPCSGEVMEALIASGIDFTIFFYNPNIHPVQEYEIRKNENVSFAKKHNIPFIDADYDKDNWFARAKGLEWEPERGKRCTMCFDMRFERTALYAYEHGFPVISSSLGISRWKDMNQINDCGVRAASKYPDLEYWTYNWRKNGGSERMYEIAKREEFYKQEYCGCVYSLRDTNAWRKQKERNRIKIGINYYSESLNNEGTS
- a CDS encoding multifunctional CCA addition/repair protein; translation: MKVYLVGGAVRDQLLNLPVKERDWVVVGASPEELLQKKFRQVGRDFPVFLHPETNEEYALARTERKSAPGYYGFSCNFSKQVTLEEDLARRDLTINAIAMDEQGQLIDPYNGKKDLESRLLRHVSPAFVEDPVRVLRVARFAARFHYLGFKLADETRSLMYTMVKRGELAHLVAERVWQEWQQSLEEKNPEQFIWTLRACGALGVILPEIEALFGMPNPYRYHHEVDSGVHSLFVLQAAVALTNDPVVRFAALVHDLGKALSPMDNWPSHHGHEERGVTIIQALCTRLRIPNDYRKLAVMVSRFHLNIHRLFELQAATIVKILEQSDAFRRSQLFYNMLIACQADAEGCGKTVDYRQSKLWGHLLAECAKVNTKTIVAEGYEGAAIKQVLHQRRVACVELILNSWKINEK
- the orn gene encoding oligoribonuclease encodes the protein MKNNQNLIWIDLEMTGLNPEQDRIIELATVVTDPHLNIIAEGPVFAISQPQVLLDGMDSWNTKQHGQSGLVKRVLESDVNEAQAEKRTIEFLKQYLDKGKSPMCGNSICQDRRFLYKYMPDLASFFHYRNLDVSTLKELAIRWRPELLNGVVKESKHLALDDIKDSIAELVYYRKHFINLLDVTK